One part of the Pithys albifrons albifrons isolate INPA30051 chromosome 21, PitAlb_v1, whole genome shotgun sequence genome encodes these proteins:
- the LYRM9 gene encoding LYR motif-containing protein 9 isoform X1: protein MPPLPNAELVQSSVQLYRYLLRCCKHLPEENIRQHYRHAIRQSFKVHADEDDPERIQQIIKRAIEDADWVMDKYKRQK, encoded by the exons ATGCCCCCCCTGCCCAATGCTGAGCTGGTGCAGAGCTCGGTGCAGCTCTACCGGTACCTGCTCCGCTGCTGCAAACACCTGCCTGAGGAGAACATCCGTCAGCACTACAGACACGCCATCAGGCAG AGTTTCAAAGTTCATGCTGATGAAGACGACCCTGAGCGAATCCAGCAGATCATTAAAAGAGCCATTGAAGATGCTGACTGGGTGATGGATAAA tataaaagACAGAAGTAG
- the LYRM9 gene encoding LYR motif-containing protein 9 isoform X2, whose translation MLEDKVGFCEQNEPVFKHKGKGLAMPPLPNAELVQSSVQLYRYLLRCCKHLPEENIRQHYRHAIRQSFKVHADEDDPERIQQIIKRAIEDADWVMDKYKRQK comes from the exons gataaaGTTGGATTCTGTGAGCAAAATGAGCCTGTCTTCAAGCATAAAG GTAAAGGCCTGGCCATGCCCCCCCTGCCCAATGCTGAGCTGGTGCAGAGCTCGGTGCAGCTCTACCGGTACCTGCTCCGCTGCTGCAAACACCTGCCTGAGGAGAACATCCGTCAGCACTACAGACACGCCATCAGGCAG AGTTTCAAAGTTCATGCTGATGAAGACGACCCTGAGCGAATCCAGCAGATCATTAAAAGAGCCATTGAAGATGCTGACTGGGTGATGGATAAA tataaaagACAGAAGTAG